One Gloeothece verrucosa PCC 7822 DNA window includes the following coding sequences:
- a CDS encoding AAA-like domain-containing protein — MKPKGWDEFLKQIAHDYDLHGKLKEIFLVRFAYENWRKPDKEVWELAEAASHETYKKQMTEVYSYFASDKPNGCLEIRPGSKGPGKFQILREWLKELKYPEWKSAGAIPQNNALTTFEVRVPPPSDGAVYIPRPPIESDCSQEILKPGALIRIKAPEKMGKTSLVKLILSHADACGCRSVYLNLREAEGAMLTTLDKFLRWFCANISRELGLKPMLDDYWDEELFGSLVSCKTYFQGYLLEQLDSPLVLGLDNLDRVFEYPEIAKDFLPMLRYWHEEANNLEIWQNLRLVIANSTEIYIQLDANQSPFNVGKQVKLPGFNTEQVETLAHSYGLDGNHDPQMQEFLENLNLMVGGHPYLLKLAFEALASTSITQEKLLQEAPTQGGIYGSHLRRHWDNLQKQPELAAAMKTVVNSDEGVQLEPTLAYKLESMGLVTLEGDHVKSSCELYQRYFSDNL, encoded by the coding sequence ATGAAACCAAAAGGTTGGGATGAATTCCTCAAACAAATTGCCCATGACTACGACCTTCATGGAAAACTCAAAGAAATTTTTTTAGTGCGCTTTGCTTATGAAAACTGGCGTAAGCCGGATAAAGAAGTCTGGGAATTAGCTGAAGCCGCCAGTCATGAAACGTACAAAAAACAAATGACGGAAGTTTATAGCTACTTTGCCAGCGATAAACCGAATGGTTGTCTTGAAATTCGACCCGGCAGTAAAGGCCCGGGTAAATTTCAAATTCTACGAGAATGGCTTAAAGAACTTAAATATCCTGAGTGGAAATCGGCTGGGGCTATCCCCCAAAATAACGCGCTGACAACTTTTGAAGTGCGAGTACCTCCCCCTTCCGATGGTGCGGTGTATATTCCTCGTCCTCCCATTGAATCCGACTGTTCTCAAGAAATTTTAAAGCCGGGTGCTTTGATTCGCATTAAAGCGCCTGAAAAAATGGGAAAAACTTCTCTGGTTAAACTGATTCTGTCTCATGCTGATGCTTGTGGTTGTCGGAGTGTGTATTTAAATCTACGAGAAGCCGAAGGGGCAATGCTGACCACTTTAGATAAGTTTTTGAGGTGGTTTTGTGCCAACATTAGCCGAGAATTAGGACTTAAACCCATGTTAGATGATTATTGGGATGAAGAGCTTTTTGGCAGTTTGGTCAGTTGTAAAACCTATTTTCAAGGATATCTTTTAGAACAGTTAGATAGTCCTTTAGTATTAGGGCTAGATAATTTAGATCGGGTATTTGAATATCCTGAAATTGCTAAAGACTTTTTACCTATGTTGCGCTATTGGCATGAAGAAGCTAACAATTTAGAAATTTGGCAGAATTTACGTCTAGTTATTGCTAATTCTACTGAAATTTACATACAATTAGATGCTAATCAATCTCCATTTAATGTAGGTAAACAGGTTAAATTACCAGGATTTAATACAGAACAGGTAGAAACTTTAGCACACTCTTATGGATTGGATGGCAATCATGATCCCCAGATGCAAGAGTTTTTGGAAAATTTAAATCTTATGGTTGGAGGACATCCTTATCTGCTTAAGTTAGCTTTTGAAGCTCTTGCTAGTACCAGTATTACCCAAGAAAAGTTATTGCAAGAAGCTCCTACCCAAGGAGGAATTTATGGCTCTCATTTGCGTCGTCATTGGGATAATTTACAAAAACAACCCGAGTTAGCCGCCGCCATGAAAACAGTGGTAAATTCTGATGAAGGGGTACAATTAGAACCCACTTTAGCCTATAAATTAGAGAGTATGGGGCTAGTAACCTTAGAAGGCGATCATGTAAAATCGAGTTGTGAATTATATCAACGGTATTTTAGTGATAATTTGTAA
- the grpE gene encoding nucleotide exchange factor GrpE, with the protein MSEDNKQLEEHLDNQVQNSQKPESLIEENANHRNSYSNQPFNDSVSSTTKETATTAEQIPGDSQLNETSLQIGEIVAALATLLQGNQRGSELLSQLQQIIGSLVEHHQMLLQANESFSEQLEEQNQQLETTKRRYVGLAAEFDNFRKRTQREKEDLEKQVKRKTLNELLEVVDNFERARVQIKPTNDGEMEIHKSYQGVYNNLVKGLKRLGVSAMRPEGEPFDPMYHEAIYREPTNEYPEGTVIEQLVRGYLLDDQILRHAMVKVAAPPEPESDQSEPTPEAISDAQ; encoded by the coding sequence ATGAGTGAAGATAACAAACAGCTAGAAGAACACTTAGATAATCAGGTACAAAATTCACAAAAACCTGAATCTCTAATAGAAGAAAATGCCAATCACCGAAACAGCTACTCGAATCAGCCGTTTAATGATTCAGTCTCGTCAACGACAAAAGAAACCGCAACGACAGCCGAGCAAATCCCTGGTGATTCTCAACTGAACGAGACTTCATTACAGATTGGAGAAATTGTAGCTGCCCTAGCCACGCTTTTACAAGGAAATCAACGTGGCAGTGAACTCTTAAGTCAGTTACAGCAAATAATCGGCTCTTTAGTAGAGCATCATCAAATGCTTCTTCAAGCTAATGAAAGTTTTTCTGAACAACTAGAAGAGCAAAACCAACAATTAGAAACCACAAAAAGACGATATGTAGGTTTAGCGGCTGAGTTTGATAATTTCCGCAAACGAACCCAAAGAGAAAAAGAAGACCTGGAAAAACAGGTTAAGCGAAAAACCTTAAATGAATTATTAGAAGTGGTGGATAACTTTGAGCGAGCCAGAGTCCAAATTAAACCCACCAATGATGGGGAAATGGAAATTCACAAAAGTTATCAAGGAGTTTATAATAATTTAGTCAAAGGACTCAAACGTTTGGGAGTCTCAGCCATGCGCCCAGAAGGAGAACCTTTCGACCCAATGTATCATGAGGCAATCTACAGAGAGCCGACCAATGAATATCCTGAAGGAACTGTAATCGAGCAACTGGTTAGAGGATATTTACTTGATGATCAAATTTTGCGGCATGCTATGGTCAAAGTAGCCGCCCCCCCTGAGCCTGAAAGCGATCAAAGTGAACCCACACCAGAGGCAATCTCAGATGCTCAATAG
- the dnaK gene encoding molecular chaperone DnaK, translated as MGKVIGIDLGTTNSCVAVLEGGQPIIVPNSEGGRTTPSIVGFTKGSQRLVGQLAKRQAVTNAENTVYSIKRFIGRRWDETEIERSRVSYNCAKGRDDTVNVRIRDKDYTSQEISAMILQKLKADAEAYLGEPVSEAVITTPAYFTDAQRQATKDAGTIAGLEVLRIINEPTAAALAYGLDKQNEEQNILVFDLGGGTFDVSILQLGNGVFEVKATAGNNHLGGDDFDNLIVRWMIDNFKTTEGINLGTDKMAVQRLREAAEKAKIELSSMLSTSINLPFITADETGPKHLETELSRAKFEELSRGLVESTLEPVRQALKDCGLSPSEINRVILVGGSTRIPAVQKTIQQVFSSSQLDRSINPDEAVALGAAIQGGVLGGEVEDVLLLDVTPLSLGIETLGEVFTRIIERNTTIPTSKSEVFSTATDGQTSVEIHILQGERAMAKDNKTLGKFLLAGIPAAPRGVPQIEVTFEIDVNGILKVGACDQGTGREQSILISHTGGLKPSEIEKMREEAEKYRQYDEKRKQFVEIRNQADSLIHDYENIIKEHSRLVPEPLKQKSQKKQETLAIALRDNSISIDQLSRILEEFRQSVLEMGTIIHQGAGTARGTMSSFDNISEDFDLISETDFKTQTQPPVTNYTFTDTIDNSKSTSSYTSSSKTFTQTGVGNTSFPTDVTQRYTQTELTNSFNDKTKPYTETDFPQSDDDFDYDQNETFPGDYEVIEEG; from the coding sequence ATGGGAAAAGTCATTGGGATAGACCTAGGGACGACCAATAGTTGCGTCGCTGTTCTCGAAGGGGGTCAGCCGATTATTGTCCCTAATTCAGAAGGGGGACGCACAACCCCGAGTATTGTTGGATTTACTAAAGGTTCGCAGCGCCTAGTAGGTCAGTTAGCTAAACGTCAGGCGGTTACCAACGCAGAAAATACAGTTTACAGTATTAAGCGATTTATTGGACGTCGTTGGGATGAGACTGAAATTGAGCGCTCTCGAGTCTCTTACAACTGTGCTAAAGGCCGAGATGATACGGTCAATGTTCGCATTCGAGATAAAGATTACACCTCTCAAGAAATTTCGGCAATGATTTTGCAAAAGCTTAAAGCCGATGCCGAAGCCTATTTGGGAGAACCGGTTAGCGAAGCCGTAATTACAACTCCCGCCTATTTTACGGACGCTCAACGACAAGCCACAAAAGATGCAGGCACCATCGCCGGGTTAGAAGTGTTACGAATTATTAATGAACCGACGGCGGCGGCTTTGGCCTACGGACTTGATAAACAAAATGAAGAGCAAAATATTTTAGTCTTTGACTTAGGAGGAGGAACCTTTGACGTTTCTATTCTCCAGTTGGGAAATGGCGTATTTGAAGTTAAAGCCACTGCCGGAAATAATCACTTAGGAGGCGATGATTTTGATAATCTGATCGTCCGTTGGATGATAGATAATTTTAAAACCACTGAAGGAATTAATTTGGGAACCGATAAAATGGCCGTTCAACGGCTGCGAGAAGCGGCAGAAAAGGCCAAGATAGAACTCTCGAGTATGCTATCCACCTCGATTAACTTACCCTTCATTACAGCCGATGAAACCGGACCTAAACATTTAGAAACCGAATTGTCTAGAGCCAAATTTGAAGAATTAAGTCGTGGTCTTGTAGAATCTACCCTAGAACCCGTACGCCAAGCACTCAAAGATTGTGGCCTCAGTCCCAGTGAAATTAATCGAGTAATTTTAGTAGGAGGCTCTACTCGCATTCCTGCGGTTCAAAAAACCATTCAACAAGTATTTTCCAGTAGTCAACTTGATCGCTCCATTAACCCTGATGAAGCTGTCGCTTTAGGAGCCGCTATTCAAGGAGGAGTCTTAGGGGGTGAAGTAGAAGATGTTTTGCTACTCGATGTCACCCCTTTGTCCTTGGGAATTGAAACATTAGGAGAGGTGTTTACCCGCATCATAGAACGCAATACCACTATCCCCACCAGTAAATCAGAAGTTTTCTCCACCGCCACAGACGGACAAACCTCAGTAGAAATTCATATTCTACAAGGGGAACGGGCTATGGCTAAAGATAATAAAACTCTAGGCAAATTCTTATTGGCGGGCATTCCGGCCGCGCCTCGGGGTGTGCCTCAAATTGAAGTGACTTTTGAAATTGATGTCAATGGTATTCTCAAGGTCGGTGCTTGCGATCAAGGAACAGGCCGAGAACAAAGTATTTTAATTAGCCATACAGGAGGCTTAAAACCGAGTGAAATTGAAAAAATGAGAGAAGAAGCCGAAAAATATCGGCAATATGATGAAAAACGAAAACAATTTGTTGAAATCAGAAATCAGGCTGACAGCTTAATCCACGACTACGAAAATATTATTAAAGAGCATAGCCGCTTAGTGCCTGAACCTCTCAAGCAGAAAAGTCAGAAGAAGCAGGAAACGCTCGCTATAGCTTTGCGGGATAACTCCATTAGTATAGACCAACTCAGTAGAATTTTAGAAGAATTTCGCCAAAGCGTTCTGGAAATGGGCACCATCATCCACCAAGGAGCCGGAACAGCCAGAGGGACAATGTCATCTTTTGATAATATTTCAGAAGATTTTGACCTGATCAGCGAAACAGACTTTAAAACACAGACTCAACCACCAGTAACCAACTATACCTTTACTGACACCATTGACAATAGTAAGTCAACTTCATCGTATACTTCATCCTCAAAAACTTTTACTCAGACGGGGGTAGGAAACACCTCATTCCCAACCGACGTAACCCAACGCTATACACAAACCGAGCTAACAAACTCATTCAACGATAAAACCAAGCCTTACACTGAAACAGATTTTCCTCAAAGCGATGATGATTTTGATTATGATCAAAACGAAACTTTCCCAGGAGATTATGAAGTGATAGAAGAGGGCTAA